The nucleotide sequence GGATCTGGTGCAAGACACTTAGAGAGGTCTAGACAACAAACAAGGCCCGGGCCTGTGACCTGGGCCTTCGTTATGGAGCGGGTGACGGGAATCGAACCCGCGCTCTGCGCTTGGGACTCACGGGGCGATCGGTACTGATCATGCCGCTGAACAGCGGAAACGAGTGCTGGCGGCAAGCTACTGCGCCTGCCGCAGCAGCCGTCGTTGACCGCTGTTTACCGCTCTATCTGGTGCGCTTCTGGTGCGGGGGACGCTACGTGGTTGCTCAGGCGGCGTCCTGGCTCACCCTGCGGCAGCCTAGCGGGCAGATCGCACGCGGGTTGGCGCCGTAGCTGCTGATCAGCCGAGCCATGTGACGCGGGTGATCACAACAAGTTCGAGCCGCTCCAGGGCCATGAACATGAAGAAGCCCCGCCCTCCGAAAATGTCCTGTGTCCGCAGACCTCCGCCGTGCGGGTTTCCGCGCCCGACGTCGACCGCGTCGCGGCCCAGGACCGTCAGCTGCTCGGCCAAGCGCTCTACCTCGGCCACGGCTTCGTGAGGCAGGCCGCCTACGACATGCTCGGCATCGGGGTCGTAGCCCCAGGTCCAGTTATCGCTCACGCGGAGATCTCGCCCTGCGCCAAGTCTGTGATCTGTCGCATCTCGGCGAGTGCTGAACGCAGGGCCTCGCGGTCCATTGCTCCTTCCGCTACAGCTTCCAGTTCACGCAGGCGGGCCGCTCGCGCGGGGTAGCGCTCGATGGCAACGAATTCTCCCCACCACAGCAGGAAGGTACGCAGCGGAGCGATGGTGCTCTGAGTGGCGGCTTGTTCGACCGCGCGGTCGAGGTGCTCGACGAAGGAAGGCAACTGGGCGGGGGCGATCTGGGCGACGGCTGCGCGGAGCGCTGCCGGAGTGAGCGCCGGCATGGGGATCAGGGGCCCGTCGGGGGCAGAGGGCTGCTCGGTCATCGGAACGTCTCCTGGGCGGCGGTCTGCGTGATCATCGTGAGCCTGGCCGTTGTTGCGGACGCTGAGCTGAGCCTACGCCCGCGCCTCGTCCGCCACACAACACCCGACGCGTCTCGATCGCTTTGGCCCAAGTGTGATCGCGCTGTGCTGCATCTTGGTGCGTCGTCCCGAGCTGCCGGAAACGCCAGTGGCCCCGGGCAATGAAGAAGCCCCGGGCCGCTGGCCTGGGGCTTTGTGCTGGAGCGGGTGACGGGAATCGAACCCGCGCTCTGAGCTTGGGAAGCTCATGTTCTACCATTAAACTACACCCGCGAGGGGCGCCTGATCTCGGCGCCGCATCGTCGGACACTTTACCCCATGGCTGACCCCAGGCGCATTCGTCGTGGGGTTTTCGTGCTGTTCGGGGTGGATTCTGGGGTGTTTTGGGGTGGAATTCTGAGGTGTGGGCGGGGTGGAAGCGGCTGTTGGGGTGCGGGAGTTGGGCGTACGGTGGGAGTGCGGAGTGCCGCGTGGAGCGGTGCGTGGTTGATCCCCTAATGTGGCTTTTGTCGTCCACGCCGTCCACGTTCTTGGGGAAGGGACTCAATGGAGCGCACCGTCGTCCGTTGTGCTGAAGGGCACGTATTCAGCACCGCCTCGTTCCCGATGCAGCACCTCACCGTCGACCGCATTGGTCCCGGCCGGTTGCTGCGGTGTCCGCGTTGCGCCCGGCTCCGGCACGCTGTGCCGGTGGGTGCCGAGAAGCGGTAAGCGGTAGCCGATGAAGCCGCAGGGTGCGGGCCCGGTCCGGTGGGGCCGGGCCTGTGCCGTGGGGGTGGGTCCGATGTGCGTATCCTCTTCGGGTGCTTCTCTCAGACAAGGACATCCGGGCCGAGATCGACGCCGGACGGGTGCGGATTGATCCGTATGACCCGGCGATGGTGCAGCCGTCGAGTATCGATGTACGGCTGGACCGGTTCTTCCGGGTGTTCGAGAACCACCGCTATCCCCATATCGACCCGGCGGTGGAGCAGCCCGATCTGACGCGGCTCGTGGAGCCCGAGGGCGAGGACGCGTTCATCCTGCATCCCGGGGAGTTCGTGCTCGCCTCGACGTACGAGGTCGTATCGCTCCCCGACGACATCGCCTCGCGGCTCGAGGGGAAGTCGAGTCTGGGGCGGCTGGGGCTGCTGACGCACTCCACGGCGGGGTTCATCGACCCGGGGTTCTCCGGGCATGTCACGCTCGAGCTGTCGAATGTCGCGACGTTGCCGATCAAGCTGTGGCCGGGGATGAAGATCGGGCAGCTGTGCATGTTCCGGCTGACCTCGCCCGCCGAGCATCCTTACGGCTCTGCCCATTACGGCTCCCGCTATCAGGGGCAGCGCGGGCCGACGCCCTCGCGGTCGTTCCAGCGCTTCCATCGGACGAAGGTGTGAGTGGCATGGGTGAGCAGCGGGAGAACCTTACGTACGAGCGGTTCGGGGTCGCGGTCCGCGAACTGGCGGAGAAGATCGCCGAGGATGGGTACGAGCCCGACATCGTGCTCTCCATAGCCCGTGGCGGAGTCTTCGTGGCCGGCGGGCTGGCGTACGCGCTCGACTGCAAGAACATCCACCTGGTGAACGTGGAGTTCTACACGGGCGTGGGGACCACCCTCGACATGCCCGTGATGCTCGCGCCCGTGCCCAACGCGATCGACTTCTCCGACAAGAAGGTGCTGATCGCCGATGATGTGGCGGACACCGGCAAGACGCTGAAGCTGGTCCGTGACTTCTGCCTCGGCTCGGTCGCCGAGGTGCGCAGCGCGGTGATCTACGAGAAGCCGCAGTCGCTGGTGAAGTGCGAGTACATCTGGAAGCGCACCGATCAGTGGATCAACTTCCCGTGGAGCGTCGAACCGCCCGTCGTGCGGCGGGAGGGGCAGGTACGGGACGCCTGACGGGGCGGGACGCACTGAGCGGGGCGATGGGGGGCGGGAAGCCTCTGAAGGGTGCTGGACGCCTTACGGGTGCACTGGTGCCAAGCCCGTGAGATCGCGCAGGACATGAGGAAGGGGCCCGCCGGTGCGGGCCCCTTGGTCGTGCGGAATGCGGTGGCTGCCTTACAGCGTCCCCAGCTTCAGCAGGCTCAGCAGGGCGATCAGCTGGAGCGCCGACGCGCCCAGCGCCTTCTGCCACGGCAGGTCGTGCGACTTGCCCACCATCGTGGTGAAGAGGGCGCCCGCGGTCAGCCAGGTCAGCCAGCCCACCACCTTCACCAGTGAGTTGTCACCGCCCAGGAAGAGCGCGAACACCAGCCGCGGCGCGTCCGTGATCGACATGATCAGCATCGACAGACCGATGGTCGGTGCCCAGGTGCCGTCGCCGCCCAACTGGCGGGCGAGGGTGTGGGTGACGGCGCCCAGGATCAGTGCGCTGATCACCATGGCGACGCCCGCGGTGAGCACCCACGGGATGCTGTTGGCCATAGGGGCGTTGAGAACGTCCTCACGGGCGTCGTCGAAGCCGAAGACCGCCAGCAGACCGTAGACGAAGGTCACGATCAGCGCCGGGCCCCACACCGCGTAGTCCCGCATCTGCCAGAAGGTGGCCGACGGGCGCAGCACGATGCCGCTCAGCAGCTG is from Streptomyces hygroscopicus and encodes:
- a CDS encoding deoxycytidine triphosphate deaminase, which translates into the protein MLLSDKDIRAEIDAGRVRIDPYDPAMVQPSSIDVRLDRFFRVFENHRYPHIDPAVEQPDLTRLVEPEGEDAFILHPGEFVLASTYEVVSLPDDIASRLEGKSSLGRLGLLTHSTAGFIDPGFSGHVTLELSNVATLPIKLWPGMKIGQLCMFRLTSPAEHPYGSAHYGSRYQGQRGPTPSRSFQRFHRTKV
- a CDS encoding phosphoribosyltransferase, which gives rise to MGEQRENLTYERFGVAVRELAEKIAEDGYEPDIVLSIARGGVFVAGGLAYALDCKNIHLVNVEFYTGVGTTLDMPVMLAPVPNAIDFSDKKVLIADDVADTGKTLKLVRDFCLGSVAEVRSAVIYEKPQSLVKCEYIWKRTDQWINFPWSVEPPVVRREGQVRDA